Proteins encoded in a region of the Sphingomonas sp. HMP9 genome:
- the lldD gene encoding FMN-dependent L-lactate dehydrogenase LldD yields the protein MTIASTLDFREAARKRLPRFLFEYADGGSYAEATLARNVSDLSGIALRQRVLRDVSDLDLSTTLFGQHQALPVGLGPVGIAGMYHRRGETQAARAAHAAGVPFCLSTVSLCSLGEVVKAAPTGPTWFQLYVIRDRAFMRDLLATAKAQGAKALVFTVDMPVPGARYRDQHSGMSGPRGPLRRMLQAMGRPGWAWDVGLHGRPHQLGNLEPVLGKASGLNDYMGWLGSNFDPSIAWKDLEWIREGWDGPLIIKGILDPDDAREAAAIGADGIVVSNHGGRQLDGVLSSAAALPAIADAVKGQLTVLADSGVRSGLDVVRMLALGADGVLLGRAWLYALAARGEAGVTQLLTLIEREMRVAMALTGVRSIAEIDRNILV from the coding sequence ATGACGATCGCCTCGACGCTCGATTTCCGCGAGGCTGCGCGCAAACGGCTGCCGCGGTTCCTGTTCGAGTATGCCGATGGCGGCTCCTATGCGGAGGCGACGTTGGCGCGCAACGTGAGCGACCTGTCGGGGATCGCGCTGCGCCAGCGGGTGTTGCGCGACGTGTCCGATCTCGATCTGTCGACGACGCTGTTCGGCCAGCATCAGGCGCTGCCGGTCGGGCTTGGGCCCGTCGGGATCGCGGGCATGTACCATCGTCGCGGCGAGACGCAGGCGGCACGCGCGGCACATGCCGCGGGTGTGCCGTTCTGCCTGTCCACGGTGTCGCTGTGCTCGCTCGGCGAAGTGGTGAAGGCGGCACCCACCGGGCCGACCTGGTTCCAGCTCTATGTCATTCGCGACCGGGCGTTCATGCGCGACCTGCTGGCGACGGCGAAGGCGCAAGGCGCCAAGGCGCTCGTCTTCACGGTCGACATGCCGGTGCCGGGCGCGCGCTACCGCGACCAGCATTCGGGGATGTCGGGCCCGCGCGGGCCGCTGCGCCGGATGTTGCAGGCGATGGGGCGGCCCGGCTGGGCGTGGGACGTGGGCTTGCACGGGCGGCCGCACCAGCTCGGCAATCTGGAGCCGGTGCTGGGCAAGGCGAGCGGGCTGAACGATTATATGGGCTGGCTCGGCAGCAATTTCGATCCGTCGATCGCGTGGAAGGATCTCGAGTGGATCCGCGAAGGCTGGGACGGCCCGCTGATCATCAAGGGCATCCTCGATCCCGACGACGCACGCGAGGCGGCGGCGATCGGTGCGGACGGAATCGTCGTGTCGAACCATGGCGGACGGCAGCTCGACGGCGTGCTGTCGAGCGCGGCAGCGCTGCCGGCGATCGCGGACGCGGTGAAGGGGCAGCTTACCGTGCTGGCGGATTCGGGGGTTCGGTCGGGGCTGGACGTGGTGCGGATGCTGGCGCTGGGTGCGGATGGCGTGCTGCTCGGACGGGCTTGGCTCTATGCGCTGGCGGCGCGGGGCGAGGCGGGCGTTACGCAGCTGCTTACGCTGATCGAGCGGGAGATGCGCGTCGCGATGGCGCTCACCGGGGTGCGATCGATTGCCGAGATCGACCGGAATATCCTCGTCTGA
- a CDS encoding fumarylacetoacetate hydrolase family protein, producing the protein MKLLRYGPRGQEKPGILDQDGAIRALPPELGDIAGDLLSPEGLAKIAALDVTTLPKVDGAPRIGPCVTRTGKFICIGLNYSDHAAESNMDLPAEPVVFGKWTSAIQGPNDDVEIPRGSEKTDWEVELGVVIGTPGRHIAKADALSHVAGYCVVHDVSERAFQLERGGTWDKGKGCDTFGPIGPWLVTADEVGDPQDLKLWLEVDGHRYQDGTTANMIFDVATIVSYLSDFCTLEAGDIISTGTPKGVGLGQKPPVYLRAGQTVRLGIDGLGEQTQAMVAAA; encoded by the coding sequence ATGAAACTTCTGCGTTACGGCCCGCGCGGCCAGGAAAAGCCCGGCATCCTCGATCAGGACGGTGCGATCCGCGCGCTGCCCCCCGAACTTGGCGATATCGCCGGTGACCTGCTGTCACCCGAGGGTCTTGCAAAGATCGCCGCGCTCGACGTCACGACCTTGCCCAAGGTCGATGGCGCGCCGCGGATCGGGCCGTGCGTCACGCGGACCGGCAAGTTCATCTGCATCGGCCTGAATTATTCGGACCACGCCGCGGAGAGCAACATGGACCTCCCCGCCGAGCCGGTCGTGTTCGGAAAATGGACCAGCGCGATCCAGGGCCCGAACGACGATGTCGAGATCCCGCGCGGATCCGAAAAGACCGACTGGGAGGTCGAGCTCGGCGTCGTTATCGGCACCCCTGGCCGCCATATCGCCAAGGCCGATGCGCTGTCGCATGTCGCCGGCTATTGCGTCGTCCATGACGTGTCCGAGCGCGCGTTCCAGCTGGAGCGTGGCGGCACGTGGGACAAGGGCAAGGGCTGCGATACGTTCGGCCCGATCGGTCCCTGGCTCGTCACCGCGGACGAGGTCGGCGATCCGCAAGACCTGAAGCTCTGGCTCGAAGTCGACGGCCATCGCTATCAGGACGGCACCACCGCCAACATGATCTTCGACGTCGCCACGATCGTCTCCTACCTCAGCGACTTCTGCACGCTCGAGGCGGGCGACATCATCTCGACCGGTACGCCGAAGGGCGTCGGCCTGGGCCAGAAGCCGCCGGTATATCTGCGTGCAGGCCAGACCGTGCGGCTCGGCATTGATGGCCTTGGCGAACAGACGCAGGCGATGGTCGCCGCCGCATGA
- a CDS encoding SDR family oxidoreductase, with translation MRLSGKTAVVTAAAQGIGRATAERFRDEGARVFALDRDGDALQAMDGVERLVVDLLDASAIAALPATIGDIDILANVAGFVAAGDILQGSDDDWMLSFDLNVHAMHRMIRAFLPGMLARGGGAIVNMSSIASSVKGIPNRYAYGASKAAVVGLTKAVAADFVGRGIRCNCVCPGTIETPSLRERIVSQAGTQGISVSEADAAFVARQPMGRLGRAEEIAALFLYLASDESSFTTGAVHVIDGGWVN, from the coding sequence ATGAGACTGTCCGGCAAGACCGCGGTAGTGACCGCGGCGGCACAAGGCATCGGCCGCGCCACCGCAGAACGCTTCCGCGACGAGGGTGCACGGGTCTTCGCGCTCGATCGTGACGGCGATGCGCTACAGGCGATGGACGGCGTCGAGCGGCTCGTCGTCGACCTGCTCGACGCCAGCGCGATCGCGGCGCTGCCCGCCACGATCGGCGACATCGACATTCTCGCCAACGTCGCCGGCTTCGTTGCGGCAGGCGACATCCTGCAAGGCAGCGACGATGACTGGATGCTGTCGTTCGATCTCAACGTCCATGCGATGCACCGCATGATCCGGGCGTTCCTGCCCGGCATGCTCGCGCGCGGCGGCGGCGCGATCGTCAACATGAGCAGTATCGCGTCGAGCGTGAAGGGCATTCCCAACCGCTATGCTTACGGCGCATCGAAGGCGGCGGTGGTCGGGCTGACCAAGGCCGTCGCCGCCGATTTCGTCGGCCGCGGGATCCGCTGCAACTGCGTATGCCCCGGCACGATCGAGACCCCGTCCCTGCGCGAACGCATCGTCTCGCAGGCGGGGACGCAGGGCATTTCGGTCAGCGAGGCCGATGCGGCGTTCGTCGCGCGCCAGCCGATGGGCCGCCTCGGGCGCGCCGAGGAGATCGCCGCCCTGTTCCTGTATCTTGCCAGCGACGAATCGAGCTTCACCACCGGCGCGGTCCACGTGATCGACGGCGGCTGGGTCAACTAA
- the fucP gene encoding L-fucose:H+ symporter permease, with the protein MRGTTADRNYVPAIVLTVALFFLWGMANNLNDILIAQFKKAFTLTDFQTSFVQQAFYMGYFLLAVPAALVTRAKGYKTAIVTGLVLYAAGALLFYPAAHYGEYLYFLAALFVIACGLAFLETSANPLMTELGDPTTAAKRLNWAQAANPVGTVAGVLIGKYFILSAIVHDEPTVAAMSPAAREAFYRSEVVAVQTPYLVIGLVVLLFAVAAAVIRFPEHRAEESVGAPSRFVDVFAHPRLIFATVTQFFYVGAQVGIWSYTIRYAQANVPGMAEHDAADYLFASLVLFGIGRFVGTALMGKIAPPRLLAIFAGVSAGLAAIAGLVGGQGGLYALVLASLFMSIQFPTIFALGMDGLGPLRRAGASLIIMAIIGGAVLTGLMGHISDLAGIDTAMLVPAACFLVVLGFAVKVAGTPAAGNGPPATIH; encoded by the coding sequence ATGCGCGGAACGACCGCCGACAGGAACTACGTGCCGGCGATCGTGCTGACGGTCGCGCTGTTCTTTCTCTGGGGAATGGCGAACAACCTCAACGACATCCTGATCGCGCAGTTCAAGAAGGCGTTCACGCTCACCGATTTCCAGACCAGCTTCGTCCAGCAGGCCTTCTACATGGGCTATTTCCTGCTTGCGGTGCCGGCGGCGCTCGTGACGCGTGCAAAGGGCTACAAGACGGCGATCGTCACCGGCCTTGTCCTGTACGCGGCAGGTGCGCTGCTGTTCTACCCCGCGGCGCACTATGGCGAGTATCTGTATTTTCTGGCGGCCTTGTTCGTGATCGCGTGCGGCCTGGCGTTCCTGGAGACGTCGGCGAACCCGCTGATGACCGAACTCGGCGACCCGACAACTGCGGCCAAGCGGCTGAACTGGGCGCAGGCGGCGAACCCGGTGGGCACCGTGGCGGGGGTGCTGATCGGCAAGTATTTCATTCTGTCGGCGATCGTTCACGACGAACCGACGGTCGCGGCGATGAGCCCGGCCGCGCGCGAGGCCTTTTATCGCAGCGAGGTCGTAGCGGTGCAGACGCCCTATCTGGTGATCGGCCTCGTCGTGTTGCTGTTCGCCGTCGCCGCCGCGGTGATCCGCTTTCCCGAACATCGCGCAGAGGAATCGGTCGGTGCGCCGTCGCGGTTCGTCGACGTGTTTGCCCACCCGCGCCTGATCTTCGCGACGGTCACGCAGTTCTTCTATGTCGGCGCGCAGGTCGGCATCTGGAGCTACACGATCCGCTACGCGCAGGCGAACGTCCCCGGCATGGCCGAGCACGACGCTGCCGATTACCTGTTCGCCAGCCTCGTCCTGTTCGGGATCGGCCGGTTCGTCGGGACCGCGCTGATGGGCAAGATCGCGCCCCCTCGCCTGCTCGCGATCTTCGCCGGTGTCAGCGCGGGGCTGGCCGCGATTGCAGGCCTCGTCGGCGGACAGGGCGGGCTCTACGCGCTCGTGCTCGCAAGCCTGTTCATGTCGATCCAGTTCCCGACGATCTTCGCGCTCGGCATGGACGGACTGGGGCCGCTTCGTCGCGCGGGCGCGTCGCTCATCATCATGGCGATCATTGGCGGCGCGGTGCTGACCGGTCTGATGGGACACATCTCCGATCTCGCCGGCATCGATACCGCGATGCTGGTGCCCGCGGCGTGTTTCCTGGTGGTGCTGGGGTTTGCGGTGAAGGTGGCGGGGACGCCAGCGGCAGGCAACGGTCCTCCCGCGACCATTCACTAG
- a CDS encoding L-rhamnose mutarotase gives MTYRIVTALDLVDDAELIAAYRERHAPGAVWPEVVRDIVQRGYRDMEIWQVADRLVMIAEVEDDFPRAADPALQPVVASWEAAMDVYQTPIDAAGPKWAVMERIFSLADQTAG, from the coding sequence GTGACGTATCGCATCGTGACCGCGCTTGACCTGGTCGATGACGCAGAGCTGATCGCCGCCTACCGCGAACGCCACGCGCCAGGAGCCGTGTGGCCCGAGGTCGTGCGGGACATCGTCCAGCGGGGGTATCGCGACATGGAGATCTGGCAGGTCGCCGACCGCCTCGTGATGATCGCTGAGGTCGAGGACGATTTCCCGCGCGCAGCCGATCCGGCGTTGCAGCCGGTCGTCGCGTCCTGGGAAGCGGCAATGGACGTCTATCAGACGCCGATCGACGCGGCCGGACCGAAATGGGCGGTGATGGAGCGGATCTTCTCGCTCGCGGATCAGACTGCCGGCTGA
- a CDS encoding SDR family oxidoreductase, which produces MKLGLDGKIVIVTGGGAGIGLAIVRTLAEEGAIPVIVSRSAPEDFTAEHLFVATELSDDDACAAAVEAAVSRYGRIDGLVNNAGANDSIGLDRSPAEFRASLDQNLVHYFAMAHHAVPHLRKTGGAIVNISSKTAVTGQGDTSAYAAAKGAQLALTREWAVALRGDGIRVNAVIPAEVMTPLYKRWIDTFDDPQAKLDGIVGRIPLGHRMTEDREIADTVVFLLSDRASHTTGQWLYVDGGYTHLDRAID; this is translated from the coding sequence ATGAAGCTCGGGCTCGACGGTAAAATCGTGATCGTCACGGGTGGCGGGGCCGGGATCGGCCTTGCCATCGTCCGCACGTTGGCCGAGGAAGGTGCGATCCCCGTGATCGTATCACGGAGCGCACCGGAGGATTTCACGGCCGAGCATCTGTTCGTCGCGACCGAATTGTCCGACGACGATGCGTGCGCCGCGGCCGTCGAGGCGGCGGTATCACGCTACGGCCGGATCGACGGCCTGGTGAACAACGCCGGCGCCAATGACAGCATCGGGCTCGACCGGTCACCGGCCGAGTTCCGCGCCTCGCTCGACCAGAACCTCGTCCATTATTTCGCGATGGCGCATCACGCGGTACCGCATCTGCGCAAGACCGGCGGCGCGATCGTCAACATCTCGTCGAAGACCGCGGTCACGGGACAAGGCGACACCAGCGCCTATGCGGCGGCGAAGGGCGCGCAACTCGCGCTCACCCGCGAATGGGCGGTCGCCCTGCGCGGCGACGGGATCCGCGTCAACGCGGTGATCCCGGCAGAGGTGATGACGCCGCTCTACAAACGCTGGATCGACACGTTCGACGATCCGCAGGCCAAGCTCGACGGCATCGTCGGCCGCATACCGCTCGGCCACCGCATGACCGAGGATCGCGAGATCGCCGATACGGTCGTCTTCCTGCTCTCCGACCGGGCGAGCCACACGACCGGCCAATGGCTCTACGTCGATGGCGGCTACACCCATCTCGACCGCGCGATAGACTGA
- a CDS encoding L-fuconate dehydratase, whose product MTTITGLRTIDLRFPTSAGLDGSDAMNPDPDYSAAYVVLDTDTDGLEGHGLTFTIGRGNDICVAAIEAMRHLVIGLDLDWIIANPGRMWRHLTGDSQLRWIGPDKGAIHLATGAVVNAIWDLWAKAVGKPVWRLVADMTPEELVRTIDFRYLTDAITPEDALTLLTNRAAGKAERIADLEANGFPCYTTSAGWLGYPDEKLRRLAQEAVDAGFDYIKLKVGRDLEDDIRRLTIAREVLGPDRKLMIDANQVWDVPQAIEWINALAFAKPWFIEEPTSPDDILGHQAIRRAIGAVKVATGEMCQNRIMFKQFMAAGAIDVVQIDSCRLGGVNEVLAVLLLAAQYDLPVCPHAGGVGLCEYVQHLSMIDYICFSGTKEGRVIEYVDHLHEHFVDPCVIRDAAYMPPTLPGYSIEMKPQSLIDYRFAG is encoded by the coding sequence ATGACGACCATCACCGGCCTCAGGACGATCGACCTTCGTTTCCCGACCAGCGCGGGGCTCGACGGGTCCGACGCGATGAACCCCGATCCCGATTACTCGGCCGCCTATGTCGTGCTGGACACGGATACCGACGGCCTCGAAGGCCACGGCCTGACCTTCACGATCGGGCGCGGCAACGACATCTGCGTCGCGGCGATCGAGGCGATGCGGCATCTTGTCATCGGGCTAGACCTCGACTGGATCATCGCGAATCCGGGGCGGATGTGGCGACATCTGACCGGTGACAGCCAGTTGCGCTGGATCGGCCCCGACAAGGGCGCGATCCACCTCGCGACCGGCGCGGTCGTCAACGCGATCTGGGATCTGTGGGCGAAGGCGGTCGGCAAGCCGGTCTGGCGCCTCGTCGCGGACATGACCCCGGAGGAGTTGGTCCGGACGATCGACTTCCGGTACCTGACCGATGCCATCACCCCGGAGGACGCGCTCACGCTGCTGACGAACCGCGCGGCGGGCAAGGCCGAGCGGATCGCCGATCTCGAGGCCAACGGCTTCCCCTGTTACACGACATCGGCGGGATGGCTCGGCTATCCCGACGAGAAGCTGCGCAGGCTCGCGCAGGAGGCGGTCGATGCGGGCTTCGACTATATCAAACTGAAGGTCGGTCGCGACCTGGAAGACGATATCCGGCGCCTGACGATCGCGCGCGAGGTGCTCGGTCCCGATCGGAAGCTGATGATCGACGCGAACCAGGTGTGGGATGTTCCGCAGGCGATCGAGTGGATCAACGCGCTGGCTTTTGCAAAACCCTGGTTCATCGAGGAGCCGACCAGCCCCGACGATATCCTCGGCCACCAGGCGATCCGGCGCGCGATCGGAGCGGTCAAGGTCGCGACCGGCGAGATGTGCCAGAACCGCATCATGTTCAAACAGTTCATGGCGGCAGGCGCGATCGACGTCGTGCAGATCGACAGCTGCCGTCTGGGCGGCGTCAACGAGGTGCTCGCGGTGCTGCTGCTCGCGGCCCAGTACGACCTGCCGGTCTGTCCGCATGCCGGCGGTGTCGGCCTGTGCGAATATGTCCAGCATCTCTCGATGATCGACTATATCTGCTTCTCGGGCACCAAGGAGGGGCGTGTGATCGAATATGTCGACCATCTCCACGAGCATTTCGTCGACCCCTGCGTGATCCGCGATGCAGCGTACATGCCGCCGACGCTGCCCGGCTATTCGATCGAGATGAAGCCCCAGTCGCTGATCGATTATCGGTTCGCCGGATGA